In the genome of Mixta calida, the window TGCTTTAGGTTCTGATATTCGTCTGACAGTGTACCTGTGGACCAACCATCATCAACCCATAACGCGAAACTTCCTGTAGCAACAGGCTAGCTTCGTGTTGGCATAACGGAAAGGCCCGGTTACGTATCAACAAGGATAAAAGATGAGTGTGTTACCGGTTATTGTCATATTTGGGCTCTCTTTCCCGCCCATATTTTTTGAAATCATCGTTTCGCTTTTGCTGTTCTGGCTGGTGCGTCGCATGCTGCTGCCGGTCGGCATTTATGATTTTGTCTGGCATCCGGCGCTGTTTAACACCGCTCTCTACTGCTGCCTGTTTTATCTGGTATCCCGTCTGTTCGTCTGAGGTTTTAAGTGAAAGCTCTAATAAGAAAAATTGCGCGCTATGCTATTACCCTGATTCTGGTTGCGATAGCCGTAGTCGTCGTGTTCCGCGCCTGGGCTTTTTACACCGAGTCGCCCTGGACGCGTGATGCGAAATTTACCGCCGACGTGGTGGCGATCGCGCCGGACGTGACCGGTCTGATTACCGACGTGCGGGTGCGCGACAACCAGTATGTGAAGAAGGGCGACGTGCTGTTCACCATCGACCAGCCGCGCTTCGAGAAAACGCTGGCCGAGGCGGAAGCCGATGTCCAGTATTACCAGTCGCTGGTGGATGAAAAACGGCGTGAAGCGGCGCGGCGTAATAAGCTGGGCGTGATCGCCATGTCGCGCGAAGCAATTGAGCAGTCGAACAACGATCTGCAAACCGCCGAACATCAGCTGGCGAAAGCGCAGGCCTCGCGCGATCTGGCGAAGCTGGATCTGGATCGCACCGTGATCCGCGCGCCGTCTAACGGCTGGGTCACCAACCTTAATGTCTTTACCGGCGAGTTTATCAACCGCGGCACTACGTCGGTCGCGCTGGTGAAGGCGGACTCTTACTACATCATGGCCTATATGGAAGAGACCAAGCTGGAAGGCATCCGTCCGGGCTATCGCGCTGAAATCACGCCGCTGGGCAGCGAGCGCGTGCTGCGCGGCACGGTGGACTCCATCGCCGCCGGGGTGACCAACAGCAGCAGTAGCGTCGACAGCAAAGGGATGGCGACCATCGACTCCAACCTGGAGTGGGTGCGTCTGGCGCAGCGCGTGCCGGTTAAGATCCGCCTCGATCGTCAACAGGGCAATCTCTATCCGGCCGGCACCACCGCGACGGTGGTGGTCACCGGCGAGAAAGACCGTGAACAGGGGCCGCAGTCGCCGCTTTCCCGGCTGCTGCACCGCCTGCGTGAGTTCGGTTAAGCGAGGGCGTGATGCAACTCGAACGGATACGCTTCCCGGTTAAGCTGACTTTCGCTCTGCTGGCGGCGCTGCTGGTGGGTTTCCACTTTAATCTGGAAACGCCGCGCTGGGCGGTGATGACCGCCGGTATCGTAGCGGGCGGCACCGCTTTCGCCG includes:
- the aaeX gene encoding p-hydroxybenzoic acid efflux pump operon protein AaeX produces the protein MSVLPVIVIFGLSFPPIFFEIIVSLLLFWLVRRMLLPVGIYDFVWHPALFNTALYCCLFYLVSRLFV
- the aaeA gene encoding p-hydroxybenzoic acid efflux pump subunit AaeA, which gives rise to MKALIRKIARYAITLILVAIAVVVVFRAWAFYTESPWTRDAKFTADVVAIAPDVTGLITDVRVRDNQYVKKGDVLFTIDQPRFEKTLAEAEADVQYYQSLVDEKRREAARRNKLGVIAMSREAIEQSNNDLQTAEHQLAKAQASRDLAKLDLDRTVIRAPSNGWVTNLNVFTGEFINRGTTSVALVKADSYYIMAYMEETKLEGIRPGYRAEITPLGSERVLRGTVDSIAAGVTNSSSSVDSKGMATIDSNLEWVRLAQRVPVKIRLDRQQGNLYPAGTTATVVVTGEKDREQGPQSPLSRLLHRLREFG